A DNA window from Solanum lycopersicum chromosome 3, SLM_r2.1 contains the following coding sequences:
- the LOC101266916 gene encoding kinase-interacting family protein, whose amino-acid sequence MKAKLKTEKKALSPVSSMASSNYTKRRSFSRPSWLLCTVADLDEKMNKVALKIPGKGSPDSFAERADAYYQKRPQLMALLQELYNSYVSLADRYCQALAKNHNHRRYSSPAPPLSYNQNGYCDEEEYGGDIIDSDAESSLSFQPSFPPSTQDKFDIEMIVADLVIRNVDYDFVLEELNQVERQSNESSRKIELQKSLLDVMESERLILLNENARLGYKVATLMEENKAVSSESLFMKRKVAELAGCILKMREDHRVCMLSRKIEDLQGQIYGLEKRNKEYYDQLVKHEEEKTRRSKSMKVKGEANMKYCFKVPEDVVAGITRSFSFGNLKKGSGEHKVNANAEVKKKVPKLWDRVKKFDIFFCGPNFNTVYC is encoded by the exons ATGAAGGCAAAACTGAAAACAGAGAAAAAGGCATTAAGTCCAGTTTCTTCAATGGCTTcttcaaattatacaaaaagGAGAAGCTTCAGTAGACCCTCTTGGCTTCTTTGCACTGTTGCTG ACTTGGATGAGAAGATGAACAAGGTGGCTCTTAAAATCCCAGGAAAAGGCAGTCCAGACAGTTTCGCGGAACGCGCTGACGCCTATTACCAGAAAAGACCTCAGCTTATGGCCTTGCTACAAGAACTGTACAATAGCTATGTGTCTTTAGCAGATCGCTACTGCCAAGCACTAGCCAAGAACCATAATCATCGTCGATATTCATCTCCAGCTCCACCGTTAAGTTACAATCAAAATGGTTATTGTGATGAGGAAGAGTATGGTGGAGATATCATTGATTCTGATGCTGAGAGTTCTTTATCATTTCAGCCTTCCTTTCCACCTTCAACACAAGACAAATTTGATATTGAAATGATTGTTGCTGACTTGGTGATCAGAAATGTGGACTATGATTTCGTCTTAGAGGAGCTGAATCAAGTGGAAAGACAAAGCAATGAGTCATCAAGGAAGATAGAGTTGCAGAAAAGCTTACTGGATGTGATGGAATCAGAGAGGTTGATTCTGTTAAATGAGAATGCTAGACTGGGATACAAGGTGGCTACGTTAATGGAGGAAAACAAGGCGGTGTCTTCAGAATCTTTGTTCATGAAGAGGAAGGTTGCTGAGCTTGCGGGGTGCATATTGAAGATGAGGGAGGATCATAGGGTTTGCATGCTAAGTCGAAAGATTGAGGATCTTCAAGGACAAATATATGGGCTGGAGAAGAGGAACAAAGAGTATTATGATCAGCTTGTGAAGCATGAAGAAGAGAAGACACGTAGGTCTAAATCAATGAAGGTTAAAGGAGAAGCTAACATGAAATATTGCTTTAAAGTTCCTGAAGACGTCGTTGCTGGTATTACTAGGAGCTTTAGTTTTGGAAATCTGaaaaagggtagtggtgaacaCAAGGTAAATGCTAATGCTGAAGTTAAGAAGAAAGTTCCTAAGTTGTGGGATAGGGTCAAGAAGTTTGATATCTTCTTTTGTGGACCTAATTTCAACACAGTTTATTGCTGA